In Geopsychrobacter electrodiphilus DSM 16401, a single window of DNA contains:
- a CDS encoding ABC transporter substrate-binding protein, whose product MKRLLMICGLLLCAVSANAEQYKVSFNQIVEHPALDALRQGVKDELKAQGLSVSYQDHIAQGNIATANLIAKQILGENPDVAVGIATPTAQACAQAIHNIPVVFAAVTDPVGAGLVKSLEKPGGMITGTSDMSPIDRQLELILKFLPKLKTLGVIYNSGEANSVTLVKVLKAEAKKRGIAVEEATVSNSAGVFQAARSLVGRCEAIYIPTDNTVVSAFESITQVGYQAKLPVFAADTDSVGRGAVAALAVDYYKMGRQTGEMVARILKGAKPGDLPVETLREFQMYLNPGSAEKMGLKVSPELLKKADKIIK is encoded by the coding sequence ATGAAAAGATTATTGATGATTTGTGGATTGTTACTGTGTGCGGTGAGTGCCAATGCCGAGCAATACAAGGTTTCGTTTAATCAGATTGTCGAGCATCCGGCGCTCGATGCCCTGCGGCAGGGGGTGAAGGATGAACTCAAGGCGCAGGGATTATCCGTCAGCTACCAGGATCACATCGCCCAGGGGAATATCGCGACGGCTAACCTGATTGCCAAGCAGATTCTGGGAGAGAATCCTGATGTGGCGGTGGGGATCGCGACTCCGACGGCCCAGGCCTGTGCCCAGGCGATCCATAATATCCCGGTGGTTTTTGCCGCGGTGACCGATCCGGTCGGTGCTGGTCTGGTTAAATCGTTGGAAAAACCGGGCGGGATGATTACCGGCACCAGCGACATGAGCCCGATTGATCGTCAGCTTGAACTGATTTTGAAATTTCTGCCGAAGTTAAAAACCCTTGGCGTTATCTATAATTCGGGTGAAGCCAATTCGGTGACCCTGGTCAAGGTTCTGAAAGCCGAAGCGAAGAAGCGCGGCATTGCCGTCGAGGAAGCCACCGTCAGTAACTCGGCCGGGGTGTTTCAGGCGGCCAGGAGTCTGGTCGGTCGCTGTGAGGCGATCTATATTCCGACCGACAACACCGTGGTTTCAGCCTTTGAGTCGATCACTCAGGTTGGTTATCAGGCGAAACTTCCGGTCTTTGCCGCAGACACCGATTCGGTAGGGCGTGGCGCGGTTGCTGCCCTGGCGGTTGATTACTACAAAATGGGTCGTCAGACCGGTGAAATGGTCGCCCGGATCCTTAAGGGGGCCAAGCCTGGTGATCTGCCGGTTGAAACCCTGCGCGAGTTTCAGATGTACCTCAACCCCGGGTCGGCTGAAAAAATGGGGCTCAAGGTGTCCCCCGAGTTATTGAAAAAAGCGGATAAGATCATCAAATAA
- a CDS encoding ABC transporter permease gives MTYYAFMGALEQGFAYGFLVLGVYLTFRVLDFPDLTVDGSLPLGAAVSAVAITAGVDPYLSLLLAMAAGFVAGAVTGILNTRFGILHLLASILTMIALYSINLRVMGRPNMTLLGKPTILDPLTNAGFGMFNAAPLLFGLFSFVGLLALLWLLRTAFGLAMQATGANPQMITSQGVATSRVIILTVGLSNGFAALSGALLCQSQGAADVNMGVGTIVAGLASVIVGETLFGGRSIGRALLAALLGSVVYRLAIALALSLKLGQFSFTPSDLNLLTALLVVGALTLPNLRRKVMKR, from the coding sequence ATGACATATTATGCGTTCATGGGGGCGCTGGAGCAGGGGTTCGCCTACGGTTTTCTGGTGCTCGGCGTCTACCTGACCTTTCGGGTTCTTGATTTTCCGGATCTGACCGTCGATGGCAGTCTGCCGTTGGGGGCGGCGGTTTCGGCGGTGGCGATCACCGCCGGGGTCGATCCCTATCTGTCGTTGTTGCTGGCCATGGCGGCCGGGTTTGTCGCCGGTGCGGTGACCGGTATTCTTAATACCCGTTTCGGTATTCTGCATCTGCTCGCCTCGATTCTGACCATGATCGCCCTCTACTCCATCAACCTGCGCGTCATGGGTCGTCCGAATATGACCCTGCTCGGCAAGCCGACGATCCTCGACCCCTTGACCAATGCCGGTTTCGGAATGTTCAACGCCGCACCTTTGCTCTTCGGACTGTTCAGTTTTGTTGGACTGCTGGCTCTGCTCTGGTTATTGCGTACTGCCTTCGGGCTGGCGATGCAGGCGACCGGCGCCAATCCGCAGATGATCACCAGTCAGGGGGTGGCGACCAGTCGCGTGATTATTCTCACCGTCGGCCTGTCGAACGGTTTTGCCGCCCTGAGTGGGGCGTTGCTCTGTCAGAGTCAGGGCGCCGCCGATGTCAATATGGGGGTCGGAACCATCGTCGCTGGCCTCGCTTCGGTAATTGTCGGCGAAACCCTTTTCGGCGGGCGTTCAATCGGTCGCGCGCTGTTGGCGGCCCTTCTCGGCTCGGTAGTGTATCGGCTGGCGATCGCTCTGGCCCTGAGTCTCAAACTGGGTCAGTTCTCCTTTACTCCGAGCGATCTCAATCTGCTGACCGCCCTGCTGGTGGTCGGTGCGCTGACCCTGCCCAATCTGCGACGAAAGGTCATGAAGCGATGA
- a CDS encoding ABC transporter ATP-binding protein — protein sequence MIDISDLVKTFHHGSINEVLALAGINLQVEKGDFITVIGSNGAGKSTLLNCLAGSYTIDSGHIRIADQDLSSWPEHRRAALISRVFQDPLLGTCAPLSIEQNLALANRRGKRHGLGTGVRRVDRELFRQQLQQLGLGLEERLRDPVGLLSGGQRQALTLLMATLIRPQVLLLDEHTAALDPKTAQQVLALTVKLISEQQLTALMVTHNMRQALQLGNRLIMLHAGRVILDVAGAEKSALDVDDLLKKFYSVRGEEFVSDRMLLV from the coding sequence ATGATTGATATCAGCGATCTGGTCAAAACCTTTCATCATGGCAGCATCAACGAAGTCTTGGCTCTGGCCGGGATCAACCTTCAGGTTGAAAAGGGTGATTTTATTACCGTCATTGGTTCCAACGGGGCGGGGAAAAGCACGCTGCTCAACTGTCTGGCCGGCAGTTACACTATCGACAGCGGGCATATCAGGATCGCTGACCAGGATTTAAGCAGCTGGCCCGAACATCGCAGGGCGGCCCTGATCAGTCGGGTCTTCCAGGACCCACTGCTCGGAACCTGCGCGCCCCTGTCGATTGAACAGAATCTGGCCCTGGCCAATCGGCGCGGCAAGCGACATGGTTTGGGAACAGGGGTAAGGCGTGTCGACCGTGAACTTTTTCGCCAGCAGCTGCAGCAGCTGGGATTGGGATTAGAGGAGCGTCTGCGCGATCCTGTCGGCCTGCTCTCGGGCGGGCAGCGGCAGGCGCTGACCCTGTTGATGGCAACCCTGATTCGTCCGCAGGTGCTGTTGCTCGATGAGCATACCGCCGCCCTTGATCCGAAGACTGCTCAGCAGGTGTTGGCCCTGACCGTCAAGCTGATTTCAGAACAACAGCTGACAGCACTGATGGTGACGCATAACATGCGCCAGGCGCTGCAGTTGGGAAATCGTCTGATCATGTTGCACGCCGGTCGGGTGATTCTGGATGTAGCCGGGGCTGAGAAGTCGGCACTCGATGTCGATGATCTGTTGAAGAAGTTTTACAGCGTACGCGGGGAGGAGTTTGTCTCTGACCGGATGTTGCTGGTCTGA
- a CDS encoding cation:proton antiporter, translating into MNDPHQFLSALTVVLCVAAFTTVLFQRLKQPVILGYILAGLLIGPHVPFPLVADLGIVQTLSEVGVILVMFSLGLEFSLRKLGSVGPPAALTALFETSLMMWLGYTVAQLFGWTAIESIFTGAVLAISSTTIVAKAFQEQSVSGKLREIVFGVLIVEDLIAILLLAALTAIATGSGLAPGPLAITLGKLAAFLLALMSIGLLLVPRAMRLIIGLKRPETIIISSVGLCFALALLANAFGYSVALGAFIAGSLIAESGEEKQVEKLVEPVRDIFAAVFFVSIGMLIDPALVIAHWRAILILTLVVISGKLFGVSVGTFLTGTRLQTSIKSGMSLAQIGEFSFIIAGLGMTLNATRDFLSPVAIMVSALTTLTTPWLIRASDPVANWIDHVLPRPLQTFSVLYGSWIEGLRKAPRSRGTVAKIRRLFLMLLLDAAIFAGILAGGTNYRTGLIEIIQGRTGLSFIFSGLLLIASMIALAAPFFLGVLRLGRRLGVTLAELVLPASGPNGLDLAEAPRRMLVITFEIAILLLIGAPIVVLTRPFLFIGQGGLLLLAMIIILGIAFWRSATNLQGHVRAGSEVVVAALARQSRSREGASPQEDLAQIEKLLPGLGTFSAVPLTTSSPAVGKTLAELNLRALTGASVLAITRAEGPIIAPTAHEILLAGDVLALTGTQIAIDSARQQLERQTPPKKKQG; encoded by the coding sequence ATGAATGATCCCCATCAATTTCTGAGCGCGCTCACGGTGGTCTTGTGTGTTGCTGCCTTCACAACCGTACTCTTTCAGCGCCTGAAACAACCTGTCATCCTCGGCTACATCCTTGCCGGCCTGCTCATCGGGCCACATGTCCCCTTCCCACTGGTTGCAGATCTAGGTATCGTCCAGACCCTCTCCGAGGTCGGGGTCATTCTGGTCATGTTCTCGCTCGGGCTTGAGTTCAGCCTGCGTAAACTGGGCTCCGTCGGGCCACCCGCCGCCTTGACCGCGCTGTTCGAGACCAGCCTGATGATGTGGCTCGGGTACACCGTAGCCCAACTCTTTGGCTGGACCGCCATCGAAAGCATTTTCACCGGTGCGGTGCTTGCCATCTCCAGCACGACGATTGTGGCGAAGGCCTTTCAGGAGCAGAGCGTTTCCGGAAAACTGCGCGAGATCGTCTTCGGAGTCCTGATTGTCGAAGACCTGATCGCCATCCTGCTCCTCGCGGCCCTCACCGCTATCGCCACCGGCAGCGGTCTCGCGCCGGGCCCGCTGGCAATTACCCTCGGCAAACTCGCGGCTTTTCTGCTCGCGCTGATGTCCATCGGCTTGCTCCTCGTACCTCGTGCGATGCGCCTGATCATCGGCCTCAAGCGACCCGAAACCATCATCATCTCCAGTGTCGGGCTCTGCTTCGCGCTGGCCCTGCTGGCTAATGCTTTTGGCTACTCTGTTGCTCTCGGCGCCTTCATCGCCGGATCGCTCATCGCCGAATCGGGGGAAGAAAAACAGGTCGAAAAACTTGTCGAACCGGTGCGCGACATCTTCGCCGCAGTCTTTTTCGTTTCGATCGGAATGCTCATCGACCCGGCGCTGGTGATCGCCCACTGGCGTGCGATCCTGATCCTGACCCTCGTCGTGATCAGCGGCAAACTCTTCGGGGTATCCGTCGGAACATTTCTCACCGGAACCCGCCTGCAGACCTCGATCAAATCAGGGATGAGCCTGGCCCAGATCGGGGAATTCTCCTTCATCATCGCCGGGCTCGGCATGACGCTGAATGCCACGCGCGACTTCCTCTCCCCGGTTGCGATCATGGTCTCTGCGCTGACGACCCTGACAACCCCCTGGCTGATCCGTGCCTCGGACCCGGTTGCAAACTGGATCGATCACGTTCTGCCACGACCACTGCAAACATTCAGCGTGCTTTACGGCAGCTGGATCGAAGGATTACGCAAGGCGCCCCGCTCCCGTGGCACGGTCGCAAAGATTCGCAGACTCTTTTTGATGCTGCTCCTTGATGCCGCTATCTTTGCAGGAATCCTGGCCGGAGGGACCAATTACAGGACAGGTCTAATTGAAATCATCCAGGGTCGCACCGGTCTATCGTTTATATTTTCCGGGCTTCTACTGATTGCCTCCATGATTGCGCTCGCCGCCCCATTTTTCCTGGGAGTCCTGCGCCTGGGGCGCCGGCTAGGGGTCACGCTTGCCGAACTCGTACTTCCCGCCAGCGGTCCGAACGGACTTGACCTTGCCGAGGCTCCACGTCGCATGCTGGTAATCACCTTTGAGATTGCCATCCTGCTCCTCATCGGGGCACCGATTGTCGTTTTAACCCGCCCTTTTCTGTTTATCGGCCAGGGCGGACTCCTTCTGCTGGCCATGATCATCATTCTCGGCATCGCGTTCTGGCGTAGTGCCACCAACCTGCAGGGGCATGTCCGCGCGGGCAGCGAAGTCGTCGTCGCAGCACTCGCCAGGCAATCCCGCTCACGGGAAGGTGCTTCGCCGCAGGAGGACCTCGCGCAAATCGAAAAACTGCTCCCCGGACTTGGCACCTTTTCGGCCGTCCCTCTGACCACATCTTCTCCGGCGGTGGGGAAAACCCTTGCCGAGCTCAATTTACGAGCCTTGACCGGGGCCTCGGTCCTTGCGATTACGCGTGCGGAAGGTCCCATCATCGCTCCGACTGCTCACGAAATTCTTCTAGCGGGCGACGTACTCGCCCTCACCGGAACCCAGATCGCTATCGACTCCGCGCGGCAGCAGCTCGAAAGACAAACACCGCCCAAAAAGAAACAGGGCTGA
- the lon gene encoding endopeptidase La encodes MHDNFEDHDESIEYEIEIETDTDVTAVPDDGLVLARDTLPGALPIIPLRPRPAFPGVIIPLTVNGRERVQTIQQAMDSPSQTVGLVMVLELDEDDATDNLQRVGVAAKILKLIHAEEESAHVLVNSLERFTIERISERKGIIYAEVEYPTAEIEVANAELKAYSMAIIATLKELVQINPLYSEEIKLFLGRSSMDDPARLADFAANLTNADGFELQEVLETFNLHERIDKVLVLLKKELEVSRLQTRISQQIEEKVSAQQREFFLREQFKAIKKELGLEKEGKVTEIEKFEKRLKKLTLNAEAQKAVDEEIEKLQLIDPSSPEYNVSRNYLDWLTVLPWGKFSKDAYDLQRARKVLDRDHYGLDDVKERILEFIAVGKMKGDISGSILCLVGPPGVGKTSVGQSIASALKRKFYRFSVGGMRDEAEIKGHRRTYIGAMPGKAIQAMKSAGTANPVMMLDEIDKIGASFQGDPASALLEVLDSEQNGSFRDHYLDVPFDLSNVLFVATANQLDTIPAPLLDRMEVIRLSGYILEEKLEIARRYLIPKALKNHGIKRGQVSIPKKTLVHIIDLYAREAGVRGLENRIKRIMRKAAMEFAEGRMDKITIGMRDIVKFLGKPVFSEEEVFEAAPGVVTGLAWTRMGGATLQIEATAMASKTKGFKQTGQLGKVMVESAEIAYSYVMGHLSEYKIDAEYFDTHFVHLHVPDGATPKDGPSAGITMTTALLSMIQKRPTIRNLGMTGELSLTGRVLPIGGLKEKTIASRRAGLKTLIFPAENRKDYDDLPEYLREGLDVYFVKTYPEVFKIAFGIKREHLKPIKIKPQGAME; translated from the coding sequence ATGCACGATAATTTTGAAGATCACGATGAATCGATCGAGTACGAAATCGAAATCGAAACCGATACCGACGTAACAGCGGTTCCAGATGACGGTCTGGTTCTGGCGCGCGACACTCTGCCCGGGGCCCTGCCGATCATCCCCTTGCGGCCACGCCCTGCTTTTCCTGGCGTCATCATTCCACTGACGGTCAACGGTCGTGAACGCGTTCAGACCATTCAACAGGCGATGGATTCACCATCACAAACCGTCGGCCTGGTAATGGTGCTTGAGCTGGATGAGGATGATGCGACGGATAACCTGCAGCGGGTCGGAGTTGCGGCCAAAATTCTCAAATTAATTCATGCCGAAGAGGAGAGCGCGCACGTGCTGGTGAACAGCCTTGAGCGATTCACCATCGAACGAATTTCTGAGCGCAAAGGGATTATCTACGCTGAGGTTGAATATCCGACCGCAGAGATCGAAGTCGCTAACGCCGAACTCAAGGCCTATTCAATGGCGATCATTGCGACCTTGAAGGAGCTTGTTCAGATCAACCCGCTCTATTCAGAAGAGATCAAACTCTTCCTCGGTCGTTCAAGCATGGATGACCCAGCCCGCCTTGCTGATTTTGCCGCCAACCTGACAAATGCCGACGGTTTTGAACTGCAGGAGGTACTCGAAACCTTCAACCTGCACGAACGGATTGACAAGGTGCTGGTGCTGCTCAAAAAAGAGCTTGAGGTGTCGCGCCTGCAGACCCGCATCAGTCAACAGATTGAAGAGAAGGTTTCGGCCCAGCAGCGTGAATTTTTCCTGCGCGAGCAGTTCAAGGCGATCAAGAAGGAGCTCGGACTCGAAAAAGAGGGAAAAGTCACCGAGATTGAAAAGTTTGAAAAACGCCTAAAAAAGCTGACCCTCAACGCCGAAGCACAGAAGGCGGTCGATGAAGAGATCGAAAAACTGCAACTCATCGACCCCTCATCCCCGGAATACAATGTCAGCCGCAACTACCTTGACTGGCTGACCGTGCTCCCCTGGGGGAAATTCAGCAAAGACGCCTACGATCTGCAGCGCGCCCGCAAGGTGCTCGACCGTGATCACTACGGGCTGGACGACGTAAAAGAGCGGATCCTTGAATTTATCGCCGTCGGCAAGATGAAGGGCGATATTTCAGGTTCGATCCTCTGCCTGGTCGGCCCTCCGGGGGTCGGCAAGACCTCGGTCGGCCAGTCGATCGCTTCTGCGCTTAAACGTAAATTTTACCGTTTTTCGGTCGGCGGCATGCGTGACGAAGCCGAAATCAAGGGTCATCGCCGCACCTATATCGGCGCCATGCCGGGCAAGGCGATTCAGGCGATGAAGAGCGCCGGCACCGCCAATCCGGTGATGATGCTCGATGAGATTGACAAAATTGGCGCCAGCTTTCAGGGTGACCCGGCTTCGGCCCTGCTCGAAGTACTCGATTCCGAGCAAAATGGCAGCTTCCGCGATCACTACCTGGATGTCCCCTTCGACCTATCGAACGTGCTGTTTGTCGCCACCGCCAACCAGCTGGATACGATCCCGGCACCGCTCCTCGACCGGATGGAAGTGATCCGCCTCTCGGGTTACATCCTCGAAGAGAAGCTTGAGATCGCACGGCGCTACCTGATCCCCAAGGCCCTCAAGAATCACGGGATCAAACGCGGTCAGGTCAGCATTCCCAAAAAAACCCTGGTGCATATTATTGACCTCTATGCGCGTGAGGCCGGCGTGCGGGGTCTCGAAAACCGGATCAAACGGATCATGCGCAAGGCCGCTATGGAGTTCGCCGAAGGGCGCATGGACAAAATCACCATCGGCATGCGCGATATCGTCAAATTCCTCGGCAAACCTGTTTTCAGTGAAGAAGAGGTCTTTGAAGCGGCGCCAGGAGTCGTCACCGGACTCGCCTGGACGCGAATGGGGGGCGCCACCCTGCAGATCGAAGCGACGGCGATGGCAAGTAAAACAAAAGGCTTCAAACAGACCGGACAGCTCGGCAAGGTGATGGTCGAAAGTGCTGAGATTGCCTACAGCTATGTGATGGGGCATTTAAGCGAATACAAGATTGATGCTGAATACTTTGATACGCATTTTGTCCACCTGCATGTGCCGGACGGTGCCACCCCGAAAGACGGCCCTTCAGCCGGAATCACCATGACCACTGCCCTACTGTCGATGATTCAGAAGCGGCCTACCATCCGCAACCTCGGCATGACCGGAGAACTCAGCCTCACCGGGCGGGTTCTGCCGATCGGCGGACTTAAGGAGAAGACCATCGCCTCGCGGCGCGCAGGCTTAAAAACCCTGATCTTTCCTGCAGAGAACCGCAAGGACTATGATGATCTCCCCGAATACCTGCGTGAGGGGCTCGATGTGTACTTTGTCAAAACCTATCCCGAGGTGTTTAAAATCGCCTTTGGTATTAAACGTGAACACCTGAAACCGATTAAAATAAAGCCACAGGGGGCCATGGAATGA